GTCCAGGTGGACGTGCGGCTCATCTCCGCCACGCATCGGGATTTGGGCCGCATGCTCCAGGAGGGCGCCTTCCGCGAGGACCTCTACTGGCGCGTGAAGGGCGTCGAAGTCCGCCTGCCACCGCTGCGCGAGCGCGCCGCGGACCTGCCGCTGCTCGCCAAGCACTTCCTCAACCAGTGCGCGCACCTGTGCCCGGACGGACGGGCCCGGCTGCTGTCGGACGCGGCGGCGGAGTCCCTGCTCGCGCACGCCTGGCCGGGGAACCTGCGAGAGCTTCGCCACGAGATGCAGCGCGCCACCGTGCTGGCCGGTGAGCGGCGCGAAATCCAGCCTGAAGACCTGTCCTTCACCGGCACCGAGCGCCCTCGGCCGAGCACCACGCCGGGCGCCGCCACGCTGGCGCAGAAGGTGGAAGCGCTGGAGCGGCGTGAAATCGAGGACGCGCTGCGGCGGCTGAATGGCAACCGCACGCACACGGCGGAGGCGCTGGGCTTGTCACGCCAGGGCCTGCTCAAGAAGCTGGAGCGCTTCGGGCTGACGTGACTCAGAACAGCCGGGCGCCCAGGCCCAGCCGCACGTTGAACCCCAGGCGCGTGTGGCTTTCGCCCGAGCGCTCCTGGAACGACTCCACGCCAAGCTGTCCCGCGGCGATCACCGACAGGCTGTTGCCCAGGTACACCTCCACGCCGCCGCCACCGAGCGCCTGGAGGCGCCGCGACTGGCCATTGGACAGGCCGATGTCCACCGGGACGTCCACCAGGCCCAGCACGGAGACCGTGTCCGCCACGCGCCAGCCCGCCACCAGTCCGGGGGACACGCGCAGCAGCACGCCGGAGAAGTTCCGGTCGTCCATGTACGTGGCGCCGGAGTTGAACACCACGCCCAGCCCCAGCGTGGGGGCCAGCGCCAGCACGCCCTGATCCAACACCTTGCGCCGCACCGCCACCTCCAGGGCCGCGGACAACTGGAACCACTGGAGCCGCACGCGGGACTCCAACTCGAAGCCGGAGATGCCTTGCCGGAAGCCCACGCCAATCTCGGGCGCTCCCACGAAGCCGTAGAGGGCCGTGGCGCCGTCGGGCAGCGTCACCGGGGCGAGCACCGCGCCCAACGGGTCCTCGCTCGTGCCTCGCAGGAGCGCCATGTCGGTGCCGCCGTCGCGCGGCGCGGCATCAACGGCCGCGGCGTCGGGGGCCTGCGCGGCGGACTCCAGGGACACCAGCAACAGCGTGGACACGAGGGGGCCAAGGCAGCCAGGACGCATCATGGGGTCCACCCTACCCCGCACGGAGGCGGGCGGACACTCAACGATTCCAGGGGCTTGGGGCCTCCTTGCGTATCTGTCTGGCTTGGCGCGAAGATTCTGAAATTCATGGCTACCGCGCTCCCACAACCTTTCAAGTGTGTCGGACTGGACGTTCCGTCCGAGCCGGTTCCGCGTCGTCGTGCGTCACGCGGCAGGACGCGGGTGCTGCTCGTGGATGCGGAGCCTGGTGGCCAGGCGGCACTGGCCGCGGCGTTGGCGGAGGCGGGTTTCGAGGTGCTGCTGGTGTCGGGCGCGCTGGCCGCGTTGGAGGCGCTGGCGGATGGGGGCATGGCGCCGCAGATGGTCATCGCCTCGGTGGAGTTGCCGGACGGTGATGGCTTCAGCCTCTGCGGTCAGGTCCGCGCGGATCCCCGGACGGCGCACCTGCCGGTGGTGTTGCTGGCGAAGCGCGAAGAGGACTTCCACCGGGACCTCGCGGGCGGGGTGGGTGCGGATGACTACCTGGCGCAGCCCGCGGACGCGCGGGACGTGGTGGCGCTCGCCCGGCTCAAGGCGGGCCGGTGCACGGGGGACGCGTCCTTCGACGCGAACACCGAACAGCTTCCGCTGACGGACGTGTCGCGCGCGTTGCTCGCGGGCGTTCGCTCGGGCCGCGTGGTGATGTCCGAGGGCCAGGGCTGGTTCGCCTTTCGGCACGGCCTGGTGGTGGATGCCGTCTTCAACGGCGAGCGCGGCAGCCTGGCCTTCCGGCGGATGCTCTGCTTCGGCGGCGGCGACTACGCGTTGGTGCTGGGCCCCGAGCTGCACAAGGGCTCGTTCTCCATGGACCGGCCCTACCTGTGTGAGACGGTGCTGCAGGGGCTGGAGCGTTTCGACGCGCTGCGTGCGCGAGGCCTGCCGCTGGCGTCGCGGCTGACGGTGGACTTCGCGCGCCTGGCGGAGGTGCTGGCCTCCCTGCCCGAGGACGTGGGCGAGGTGGTGCGCCTCTTCGATGGCCGCCGCACGCTGCGCGCCATGCTGCTGGAGTGCCCGTTCCCGGAGGCGGTGTCCTACGAGGCGTCGACGCGGCTGTTCGCGCTCGGCGTGCTCGTGCCGGCGTGCCTCGTGGAGGAGCGCGAGCGGGCCCGCTGCGGCGCGACGGTGCCGGGCTTCTTCGAGCCCGAGCCCTCCGTGGAGGCCGTGCCGGTGGATGCAGAGGGTGCCCGCGCACCCGCACCTCGTGTGGATGGTGCCGTCGAACCGTTCACGTTGGTGGGGAGCACGCAGCCGCCCGTCATCCTGGATTTTCCCAAGAAATCCCCAGGTGTTCCGAGCGTCGCGGGTGGGGCGGACGTGGCTGTCCGGTCCGACGACGCGGGCGTTTGAAGGGTTTGACTCGGCGGCCCCCGGTGGGGGACAAGGCCCGGCGCGAGCGCTCCAATCGCTGAGCGCCCTTCGAGGCACACCCACCATGTCCGGTCATAATCGGTGGTCGAAGATCAAGCGCCAGAAGGCCGCGATGGGCGCGACCAAGGGGCGGCTGTACTCCAAGGTCATCAAGGAAATCACCGTCGCCTCGCGGTTGGGCGGGGGAGAGCCTTCCGGCAATGCGCGCCTGCGGGTGGCGCTGGGCCTGGCCCGTGAAGCCAACATCCCCAAGGACACCATCGAGCGCGCCATCAAGAAGGGCACCGGTGAGCTGGAAGGGGAGAGCTACGAGGAGGTGACGTACGAGGGCTACGGCCCCGGTGGCGTCGCCATCCTGGTGGAGTGCCTCACCGACAACCGCAACCGGACCGCGGCCGACATGCGCTCCACCTTCAACGCCTATGGGGGCAACCTGGGCGCCGAGGGCGCGGTGGCCTGGATGTTCCAGAAGAAGGGCGTCATCAGCGTGAAACACGG
This genomic window from Myxococcus hansupus contains:
- a CDS encoding response regulator — protein: MLLVDAEPGGQAALAAALAEAGFEVLLVSGALAALEALADGGMAPQMVIASVELPDGDGFSLCGQVRADPRTAHLPVVLLAKREEDFHRDLAGGVGADDYLAQPADARDVVALARLKAGRCTGDASFDANTEQLPLTDVSRALLAGVRSGRVVMSEGQGWFAFRHGLVVDAVFNGERGSLAFRRMLCFGGGDYALVLGPELHKGSFSMDRPYLCETVLQGLERFDALRARGLPLASRLTVDFARLAEVLASLPEDVGEVVRLFDGRRTLRAMLLECPFPEAVSYEASTRLFALGVLVPACLVEERERARCGATVPGFFEPEPSVEAVPVDAEGARAPAPRVDGAVEPFTLVGSTQPPVILDFPKKSPGVPSVAGGADVAVRSDDAGV
- a CDS encoding YebC/PmpR family DNA-binding transcriptional regulator, translated to MSGHNRWSKIKRQKAAMGATKGRLYSKVIKEITVASRLGGGEPSGNARLRVALGLAREANIPKDTIERAIKKGTGELEGESYEEVTYEGYGPGGVAILVECLTDNRNRTAADMRSTFNAYGGNLGAEGAVAWMFQKKGVISVKHGPTEDQLMEQAIDAGAEDVIMLGDEGAEVRCAAADLHTVGSRLQETGLPLGQQRWVFIPQNTVALDMDTAKRLLKLLDALEENDDVQNVHGNYEIEDAVLESLLQ